One stretch of Planococcus sp. PAMC 21323 DNA includes these proteins:
- a CDS encoding GNAT family N-acetyltransferase — protein MELIIYSDSAVFSEQVAPLLNRNEDSNSLFLGILGQIQANQYDDYFLALAENDEEIVAACLMTPPHALQLVVFQQLPEIEKEIAVHLRNLGVKVSGIVGEQETTRLFARAWTQQTGERVKTLMDQGLYRIDAINRGLKKSAGSWRVASNKDAKILIEWYKLFEEETGLGRQSTQEQATQRIEEFLDRKEVFVWEVDGSIVSCMKKGRPSKNGVTVSFVFTPMIFRANGYARTLVAEVTEELLLEYDFVMLYTDLANPTSNKIYREIGYEQITNPVHLIFEQE, from the coding sequence ATGGAATTGATCATTTACTCGGATTCAGCTGTTTTTTCGGAGCAAGTAGCGCCTTTGTTAAATCGAAACGAAGATAGTAATAGCTTGTTTTTAGGGATACTTGGACAGATTCAAGCTAACCAATATGACGATTATTTTTTAGCGCTGGCAGAAAATGATGAAGAAATTGTTGCAGCATGCTTAATGACACCCCCGCACGCATTGCAATTAGTAGTGTTTCAACAATTACCTGAAATTGAAAAAGAAATAGCGGTTCACTTGCGAAATCTTGGCGTCAAAGTTAGTGGAATCGTAGGTGAGCAAGAAACGACTCGTCTATTCGCTAGAGCGTGGACTCAGCAAACTGGAGAACGTGTAAAAACATTAATGGACCAAGGTCTGTACCGTATTGATGCAATCAATAGGGGCTTGAAAAAAAGTGCGGGCTCTTGGCGGGTTGCAAGTAATAAAGATGCAAAAATTTTAATAGAATGGTATAAATTGTTTGAAGAAGAAACAGGGCTAGGCCGGCAATCTACTCAAGAACAAGCTACGCAACGAATTGAAGAGTTTTTAGACAGGAAGGAAGTTTTTGTGTGGGAAGTGGACGGGTCGATTGTTTCTTGTATGAAAAAAGGTAGACCGTCAAAAAATGGAGTTACGGTTTCTTTTGTTTTTACACCCATGATTTTTAGAGCTAATGGATACGCGCGGACCTTAGTTGCTGAAGTCACAGAAGAATTGTTGTTAGAGTATGATTTTGTCATGCTTTATACAGATCTTGCCAACCCAACATCTAATAAAATATACAGAGAAATTGGTTACGAACAAATTACAAATCCGGTTCATCTTATATTTGAGCAAGAATAA
- a CDS encoding ABC transporter permease, translated as MKNFFDTLISRQDMIVSALIEHMYLSFVAVAVGIAIALPLGIVITRYRRYAESIIGVTAVFQTIPSLALFGFLVPILGIGSPTALIALIIYALLPILRNTYAGIAGVDGSTIEAGRGMGMTRTQILRQIELPLALPFIMAGIRTATVLTVGIATLATFVGAGGLGDIIYRGLQSYNNSLVLAGALPVALLAIGFDQILKWIEKRATPKGLKT; from the coding sequence ATGAAGAATTTTTTTGACACACTCATTAGTCGTCAAGATATGATTGTTAGCGCTCTTATTGAACATATGTATTTGTCTTTTGTGGCAGTAGCTGTTGGTATAGCAATTGCATTGCCGCTAGGAATAGTGATAACCCGCTACCGTCGCTATGCTGAATCGATTATTGGAGTGACAGCTGTTTTCCAAACAATTCCGAGTCTCGCTTTATTCGGATTTTTAGTCCCTATACTAGGAATTGGTTCACCAACTGCATTAATTGCACTTATCATTTATGCTTTGCTACCAATTTTACGGAATACTTATGCAGGAATCGCAGGTGTGGATGGATCAACCATTGAAGCGGGACGTGGCATGGGCATGACTCGCACACAAATTCTTCGGCAAATCGAATTGCCGCTGGCGTTACCGTTTATTATGGCTGGCATACGTACAGCTACGGTATTAACTGTAGGTATCGCAACTCTAGCTACATTTGTTGGAGCAGGTGGTTTAGGTGATATTATTTACCGAGGATTGCAATCGTATAATAATTCGCTAGTATTGGCAGGGGCGCTTCCTGTTGCGCTGCTAGCTATCGGTTTTGACCAAATTTTAAAATGGATTGAAAAAAGAGCAACACCAAAAGGATTGAAAACTTAG
- a CDS encoding DUF6612 family protein — protein sequence MKKWLLFISAATLSVGLAACSETAKPASGDESAKGEDSDLTVQELYAKSVEASESITSLHADIVTDQTMEMQPDGMVINMKMDSVMDMVIDPLAFHQTAETSIVSEDIDNTNPMNMEMYFTDQGMYIYENTMAMWLKMPDEGIEGLKELADQQTADPAQQLEELGEFQNDFTFEQTADDYILTLDASGEKFQELMNQQLDKTLGQMEIEAQRTLEDMTIHSVNYTIYIDKESFLTNKMDMTMDMDLNIDGEIMNIKSDVQAEYSNFNEVEAITIPAEVLEEAQNMAE from the coding sequence ATGAAGAAGTGGCTCTTATTTATAAGTGCAGCAACTTTATCGGTTGGACTTGCAGCTTGCAGTGAAACAGCAAAACCGGCGTCCGGCGATGAGTCGGCAAAAGGGGAAGACAGTGACTTGACGGTGCAAGAATTATACGCAAAATCAGTAGAGGCATCTGAGTCGATTACGAGTCTACATGCTGATATCGTAACCGACCAAACCATGGAGATGCAGCCAGATGGCATGGTGATTAATATGAAAATGGATTCGGTGATGGATATGGTCATCGACCCGCTAGCATTCCATCAAACAGCAGAAACATCTATTGTGTCAGAGGATATTGATAATACCAATCCAATGAATATGGAAATGTATTTTACCGATCAAGGCATGTATATATATGAAAACACAATGGCAATGTGGTTGAAAATGCCGGATGAAGGTATTGAAGGTTTAAAAGAGCTAGCTGATCAACAAACTGCTGATCCTGCGCAGCAATTAGAAGAACTCGGTGAGTTTCAAAATGATTTTACTTTTGAGCAAACTGCGGATGACTATATTTTAACGCTGGATGCCTCTGGAGAGAAATTTCAAGAATTGATGAATCAGCAACTAGATAAAACTTTGGGTCAAATGGAAATCGAAGCTCAGAGGACCCTTGAAGACATGACTATCCATTCTGTAAACTACACAATTTATATCGATAAAGAAAGCTTCTTAACTAACAAAATGGATATGACAATGGACATGGACTTGAATATTGACGGAGAAATCATGAACATTAAATCAGATGTACAAGCTGAATACAGCAATTTCAATGAAGTTGAAGCCATTACTATTCCTGCAGAAGTACTAGAAGAAGCGCAAAACATGGCAGAGTGA
- a CDS encoding DUF4003 family protein, with translation MDVKHIEQTFSEVSKTTGWAVDKQIALAVTNIYLARGKQFDAGAHEKAVDIIKKNEGWTSPLRSHLLHSAAAFMVLKEESVESSLKLVNQNQQALNDAGFWKTSYTYLAALLMKNPEEAERIRALYEEMKKHHKFLTSNEDIPYAALLSSREGSIEERAATMNMYYKDLREHGFSMGNDLQWLSQIMTFESPDYDPEIVGKVLAIQHYFKDEKIKIKYAQYPTLGFLAITGIGGNALSEIVSNIRELESNKIFRWYKDMAFSTAVQQTMADNMGARDIAEMAFSTSLEALMQAQQAAMMISFNAAIIAATNNSSN, from the coding sequence ATGGATGTTAAACACATTGAACAAACTTTTTCAGAGGTATCAAAAACAACAGGTTGGGCAGTAGATAAGCAAATTGCATTGGCTGTTACAAATATCTATTTGGCACGGGGAAAACAATTTGATGCAGGTGCACACGAAAAAGCGGTTGACATCATAAAGAAAAATGAGGGATGGACTTCGCCATTACGCTCTCACTTGCTTCATAGTGCAGCTGCTTTTATGGTATTAAAAGAAGAAAGTGTAGAAAGTTCGTTAAAGTTGGTTAATCAAAACCAACAAGCGCTCAACGATGCAGGATTTTGGAAAACATCATATACCTATTTAGCTGCACTATTGATGAAAAACCCTGAAGAAGCAGAACGTATAAGAGCTTTATACGAAGAAATGAAAAAGCATCATAAGTTTCTTACGTCGAATGAAGATATTCCTTATGCGGCGTTACTAAGTAGCAGAGAAGGTTCAATTGAAGAGCGAGCTGCCACGATGAATATGTATTATAAAGATTTACGAGAGCATGGCTTTTCCATGGGGAACGACCTTCAATGGTTATCCCAAATCATGACGTTTGAATCTCCCGATTACGATCCGGAAATCGTTGGAAAAGTATTGGCGATCCAACATTATTTCAAAGATGAAAAAATCAAAATCAAGTATGCGCAATATCCTACTCTTGGTTTTTTAGCGATAACTGGGATAGGTGGCAATGCGTTAAGTGAAATTGTATCCAACATCCGTGAGCTCGAAAGCAACAAAATTTTTCGCTGGTATAAAGATATGGCATTCTCAACGGCTGTACAGCAAACAATGGCTGACAATATGGGAGCTAGAGACATAGCAGAAATGGCATTCTCGACTTCATTAGAAGCATTGATGCAAGCTCAACAAGCTGCTATGATGATTAGTTTTAATGCTGCAATCATTGCAGCCACTAATAATTCGAGCAATTAA
- a CDS encoding ABC transporter ATP-binding protein: protein MRLKQFFNYYKPHKRLFIIDFSSAVFVAILELAFPVAVQWFIDDLLPSGNWSTITSVSFLLLLIFLLSTFLQYIVSYLGHKLGINIETDMREELFTHVQRQSFRFFDNIKTGHIMSRVTNDLFDIGELAHHGPEDFFIAIMTFFGAFGIMFWINPKLALVTLIVIPFLVWLITFCNIKMNQAWSNMYGKIADVNSRVEDSVSGARVVQSFTNEEFEIERFKTDNDHFRLAKMVAYKVMAATHSSIYMMTRLLTLVVLVYGAWLNFQGQLSYGELVSFVLFLNVLIKPIDKISALLELYPKGMAGFSRFRDLIELAPDINDRKGAVTVEKLDGDINFENVYFGYDDSKTVLSGIDLELQAGETVAFVGPSGAGKTTICSLIPRFYDIQKGTISIDGIDIRDMTKHSLRSQIGIVQQDVFLFTGTIRENIAYGKRHASDEEILAAAKKAHLEDFVQKLPQGYDTQIGERGLKLSGGQKQRLAIARMFLKNPPILILDEATSALDTQTERVIQEALAELAENRTTLIIAHRLATIRDADRVVVVTEEGIAEQGGYGELLETDGVFANLHRIQFEQ, encoded by the coding sequence TTGAGATTAAAACAATTTTTCAACTACTATAAGCCGCATAAACGGCTATTTATCATCGACTTTTCCAGTGCTGTCTTTGTAGCTATTCTTGAACTAGCATTTCCAGTGGCTGTTCAATGGTTTATCGACGATTTACTGCCAAGCGGAAATTGGAGTACCATTACTTCCGTCAGTTTTTTGTTGCTCCTCATATTTCTTTTGAGTACATTTTTGCAGTATATCGTCAGCTATCTTGGACATAAGTTAGGGATCAATATTGAAACGGATATGAGAGAAGAATTATTTACTCATGTCCAACGTCAATCTTTCCGCTTTTTCGACAATATTAAAACAGGTCATATTATGAGCCGTGTCACCAATGATTTATTTGATATAGGCGAACTTGCTCATCACGGACCAGAAGATTTCTTTATTGCAATCATGACGTTCTTCGGAGCTTTCGGTATTATGTTTTGGATCAATCCGAAACTAGCACTTGTCACATTAATCGTCATTCCGTTTCTTGTTTGGTTGATTACATTTTGCAATATTAAGATGAACCAAGCTTGGAGCAATATGTATGGAAAAATCGCGGACGTGAATAGTCGTGTAGAGGACAGTGTTTCAGGAGCACGCGTGGTGCAATCTTTCACAAATGAAGAATTTGAAATCGAACGTTTTAAAACGGATAACGACCATTTTCGTCTCGCCAAGATGGTTGCTTATAAAGTGATGGCTGCAACACATTCCAGCATTTATATGATGACTCGCCTTTTAACTTTAGTCGTCCTAGTTTATGGAGCATGGCTTAACTTTCAAGGTCAATTATCGTACGGCGAACTTGTCAGCTTTGTTCTGTTTCTAAACGTCTTGATCAAGCCTATTGATAAAATTAGTGCATTGCTTGAACTGTATCCAAAAGGGATGGCTGGCTTTAGTCGCTTTCGTGATTTGATTGAATTAGCACCCGATATCAATGATCGAAAAGGTGCTGTAACCGTAGAGAAGTTAGATGGAGATATTAACTTCGAGAATGTTTATTTTGGCTATGATGATAGCAAAACAGTATTATCCGGAATTGATTTAGAATTACAAGCTGGCGAAACCGTCGCGTTTGTCGGTCCTTCTGGCGCTGGGAAAACGACGATTTGTTCGTTGATTCCACGCTTCTACGATATCCAAAAAGGTACGATCTCGATTGATGGCATTGATATTCGGGATATGACCAAGCATTCATTACGATCACAAATCGGCATTGTTCAACAAGATGTCTTCTTATTTACAGGAACGATTCGTGAAAATATTGCTTACGGCAAAAGACACGCTAGTGACGAAGAAATTTTAGCAGCTGCAAAAAAGGCCCACTTAGAAGATTTTGTTCAGAAACTACCACAAGGATATGACACACAAATTGGCGAACGCGGATTAAAATTGTCCGGCGGCCAAAAACAACGACTTGCGATTGCACGGATGTTTTTAAAAAATCCACCTATCCTAATTCTGGATGAAGCGACGTCTGCCCTTGATACACAAACAGAGCGCGTTATTCAAGAAGCTTTAGCAGAATTAGCAGAAAACCGCACAACATTAATCATCGCCCATCGTCTTGCTACTATCCGCGACGCTGACCGCGTCGTCGTAGTGACTGAAGAAGGCATTGCCGAACAAGGTGGATATGGTGAACTTCTTGAAACTGACGGCGTATTTGCTAATCTCCACCGCATCCAGTTTGAACAATAA
- a CDS encoding uracil-DNA glycosylase, which produces MYKIPEELAALGKRRIDGYPVEGFVWGSGPENPAIMLVGEAPGENELETGIPFTGRAGKELMASLQSVGLAREDVYITSAVRSRPYKWGTKKKRNGEEVVRKYNRAPTKKEIIAHAPILDTEIRDIHPPLIVTLGNVGLQRLIGPKAKVTELHGVLIETPILYWDDENDCFKETDEIYHIFPTFHPASVFYNPPVRVLKDEDWRRLKELLGKVE; this is translated from the coding sequence ATGTATAAAATTCCAGAAGAATTAGCCGCACTCGGAAAACGACGAATCGATGGATATCCGGTAGAAGGTTTTGTGTGGGGGAGTGGTCCTGAAAATCCTGCAATTATGTTAGTTGGAGAGGCACCAGGAGAAAACGAATTAGAAACGGGAATTCCTTTTACAGGACGTGCAGGAAAAGAATTAATGGCTTCTTTGCAAAGTGTCGGTTTGGCGCGGGAAGATGTTTACATTACAAGTGCGGTTCGCAGTAGACCTTATAAATGGGGAACTAAAAAGAAACGCAATGGCGAAGAGGTCGTACGGAAATACAACCGAGCTCCGACGAAAAAAGAAATCATTGCTCATGCACCAATATTGGACACAGAGATTCGAGACATTCACCCACCACTAATTGTGACTTTAGGAAATGTGGGGTTACAAAGATTGATCGGGCCAAAAGCAAAAGTTACTGAACTTCATGGCGTATTGATCGAGACGCCGATTTTATACTGGGATGATGAAAACGACTGCTTTAAAGAAACAGATGAGATTTATCACATTTTTCCTACCTTTCATCCAGCTAGTGTCTTTTATAATCCTCCTGTCCGTGTATTAAAAGACGAGGATTGGCGTAGATTAAAAGAACTTTTAGGAAAAGTGGAATGA
- a CDS encoding ammonium transporter, with the protein MEAVQSSVDMIWVMLGAMLVFFMHAGFAMVESGFTRSKNTLNILMKNMITVSLGSILYFIVGYALMFGPSSFGLIGTQGFALSGVEDIGFFVFQAVFAATCATIISGAVAERMNLSAYILLTIAMTAVIYPIVGHWVWGGGWLAQIGFIDFAGSTVVHLTGAVAALIAAWKIGPRLGKYSGKSVNTIPGHSLPLGALGVFILWLGWFGFNGGSTLAADPTLVPPVIANTLLAASAGIIATAGYTRLRYGRIDASLTMNGALAGLVGITAGAANVSFIGAIVIGLLAGVIMTEAIRLLDSKIRIDDPVGAISVHGIAGIWGTLAIGLFDTTGGLLYGGGAEILGIQAVGVLAVIAWASVATGLVLVVISNIVPLRVTAEDEEAGLDFSEHGSQAYSMQDVLHGAPAGHNNSFAHRLNQLGEVPSPQKTLS; encoded by the coding sequence ATGGAAGCAGTTCAAAGTTCAGTAGATATGATATGGGTGATGCTCGGGGCTATGTTGGTATTTTTTATGCACGCAGGATTTGCGATGGTGGAATCAGGTTTTACCCGTTCTAAAAACACATTAAATATTTTAATGAAAAATATGATTACCGTTTCACTAGGCTCAATTCTTTACTTTATCGTTGGCTACGCCTTAATGTTCGGACCTTCTTCTTTTGGGTTAATCGGCACACAAGGATTTGCATTATCAGGTGTTGAAGATATTGGATTTTTTGTCTTTCAAGCTGTTTTTGCTGCTACTTGTGCCACCATTATTTCAGGCGCTGTAGCAGAACGAATGAACTTATCAGCTTACATCTTGCTAACTATCGCTATGACAGCAGTTATTTATCCAATAGTCGGCCACTGGGTATGGGGCGGAGGTTGGTTAGCACAAATTGGCTTTATCGACTTTGCTGGATCGACAGTTGTTCATTTAACAGGAGCTGTCGCTGCACTAATTGCAGCTTGGAAAATCGGGCCGCGCCTCGGCAAGTATAGCGGGAAATCTGTTAATACTATTCCAGGACATAGCTTGCCACTCGGCGCTTTAGGCGTTTTCATCCTATGGCTTGGTTGGTTTGGATTTAATGGCGGTAGCACATTAGCTGCTGATCCCACACTCGTACCACCCGTTATTGCCAACACATTATTAGCTGCTTCTGCCGGAATAATCGCTACTGCGGGATATACGCGCTTGCGCTATGGTCGTATTGACGCTTCTTTAACAATGAACGGCGCTTTAGCCGGTCTTGTCGGGATTACTGCAGGCGCTGCAAACGTGTCATTTATTGGAGCGATTGTTATCGGCTTACTAGCCGGGGTTATCATGACAGAAGCAATTCGTTTACTCGATTCAAAAATTCGCATTGATGATCCAGTCGGCGCTATTTCTGTTCACGGCATTGCCGGTATTTGGGGAACACTTGCCATCGGATTATTTGATACGACTGGTGGATTACTTTACGGTGGCGGAGCTGAAATTCTCGGCATTCAAGCTGTAGGTGTTCTTGCCGTTATTGCATGGGCTTCTGTAGCAACTGGATTGGTGTTAGTGGTTATTAGCAATATCGTTCCACTCCGAGTTACTGCTGAAGACGAAGAAGCTGGACTGGATTTTTCAGAACATGGGTCACAAGCTTATTCAATGCAAGATGTTTTGCACGGGGCACCTGCGGGACACAATAATTCATTTGCACACCGATTGAATCAGCTTGGCGAAGTACCTTCGCCCCAAAAAACACTTTCTTGA
- a CDS encoding P-II family nitrogen regulator, translated as MKKIETIIRPSVFADVRQALALEGIDGLSVTEIAGIGKQEGRVGLFRGNAYTMEFSPKLKLEMVVDDHKVEDIIQALLEYASTGQVGDGKIFIFPVEEAIRIRTKERGTVAIG; from the coding sequence ATGAAAAAAATCGAAACTATTATTCGTCCTTCTGTTTTCGCAGACGTTCGACAAGCTCTAGCACTTGAGGGAATAGACGGTTTGAGTGTAACGGAAATTGCGGGAATCGGAAAGCAAGAAGGACGAGTTGGTCTATTTCGAGGAAACGCCTACACAATGGAATTTTCTCCAAAACTGAAATTAGAGATGGTAGTAGATGACCATAAAGTCGAAGATATCATTCAAGCTTTGCTAGAATATGCTTCAACTGGTCAAGTTGGGGATGGTAAAATTTTTATTTTTCCTGTTGAAGAAGCAATCAGAATTAGAACAAAAGAACGCGGCACAGTCGCGATTGGATAA
- a CDS encoding ABC transporter ATP-binding protein, with product MIRFENVTKRFPDGTEALKDISLVLPTHQLTAIIGPSGCGKTTLMKMINKLEKPTEGSIYIDEKPINGMDEVQLRRSIGYVIQRIGLFPHMTISDNVALVPKLLEWSKEKKEERVRELLQLVGLDPEVYMERYPLELSGGQQQRVGVVRALAGDPNIVLMDEPFSALDPISREQLQDELRNLQQTINKTIVFVTHDMDEALKIADTIIVMRAGKVEQAGTPQQLIDNPANEFVRNFIGIERINQKRTFGERKLVEFLNLFTTNWTGEFEEILAEATFEKAFERLDNSPHDYLAIIDNDKIVAYANNRDLLKAALVKETGVLA from the coding sequence ATGATTCGTTTTGAAAATGTCACAAAACGATTTCCGGATGGTACGGAAGCATTAAAAGACATTTCGCTGGTTTTACCAACCCACCAATTGACTGCTATCATCGGACCCAGCGGTTGTGGGAAAACGACTCTAATGAAAATGATTAACAAATTAGAAAAACCGACTGAAGGAAGTATCTATATTGACGAAAAACCTATCAATGGAATGGATGAAGTTCAGTTAAGGCGTTCAATTGGTTATGTTATTCAACGAATTGGGCTATTCCCCCATATGACTATTTCAGATAATGTGGCGTTAGTACCAAAATTGCTTGAATGGTCTAAAGAAAAAAAGGAAGAACGAGTACGTGAACTGCTTCAACTTGTTGGATTGGATCCTGAAGTTTATATGGAGCGTTACCCCCTCGAATTAAGTGGAGGGCAACAGCAACGTGTGGGCGTAGTCCGAGCGCTTGCTGGAGATCCTAACATTGTATTAATGGATGAACCCTTCTCAGCGCTTGACCCCATTAGCAGAGAACAACTGCAAGATGAACTTCGGAACCTGCAACAAACCATCAATAAAACCATTGTGTTTGTGACGCATGATATGGATGAAGCATTAAAAATTGCCGATACAATTATCGTAATGCGAGCTGGTAAAGTCGAGCAGGCTGGAACGCCTCAACAACTCATTGATAATCCGGCCAACGAATTTGTGCGGAACTTTATTGGAATAGAACGTATCAATCAAAAACGAACATTTGGTGAAAGAAAATTAGTTGAGTTCCTGAACTTGTTCACAACAAATTGGACGGGAGAGTTTGAAGAAATTTTGGCTGAAGCTACTTTTGAAAAAGCATTTGAAAGATTAGACAATAGTCCTCATGATTATTTAGCCATTATCGATAACGATAAAATTGTGGCATACGCAAATAACCGTGATTTATTAAAAGCAGCTCTTGTTAAAGAAACGGGGGTATTAGCATGA
- a CDS encoding MFS transporter, with amino-acid sequence MSTSVEKKSSTISRNKLLGIAGLGWLFDAMDVGILAFVIAALNVDWGLTTNQMGWIGSVNSIGMAVGAFVFGIYADRVGRKKIFIITLLLFSIASGISAFATTLAAFMILRFFVGMGLGGELPVASTLVAESVPARERGRVIVLLESFWAAGWLVAAVISYFIIPSFGWRVALLLTALPAFYALYLRINLPDSPQFTAKKDVMRSVSTNIKDVWSKKYRRPTLMLWIVWFTVVFSYYGMFLWLPSVMVLKGFTLIKSFQYVLIMTLAQLPGYFTAAWLIERIGRKFVLVTYLIGTAGSALAFGNADTITLLIVAGAFLSFFNLGAWGALYAYSPEQYPTIIRGTGTGMAAAFGRVGGILGPLLVGSLLTAGIGINIIFAIFCAAILIGAMAVAFLGTETKQMELE; translated from the coding sequence ATGTCAACTTCAGTTGAAAAAAAATCAAGTACAATATCAAGAAATAAGTTGCTAGGAATTGCTGGGCTCGGGTGGCTTTTTGACGCGATGGATGTCGGCATCTTAGCGTTTGTAATAGCTGCATTAAATGTCGACTGGGGATTAACGACTAACCAAATGGGGTGGATCGGGAGTGTAAACTCTATTGGAATGGCAGTCGGCGCATTTGTATTCGGGATTTATGCAGATCGTGTAGGCAGAAAGAAAATATTCATCATTACACTTTTATTGTTTTCAATCGCAAGCGGTATTTCTGCTTTTGCTACAACACTAGCAGCATTTATGATCTTACGATTTTTTGTGGGAATGGGCTTAGGTGGAGAACTCCCGGTAGCTTCTACTTTAGTGGCGGAAAGTGTTCCAGCAAGAGAACGTGGTCGTGTAATTGTTTTATTAGAAAGTTTCTGGGCAGCAGGTTGGTTAGTGGCTGCGGTCATTTCGTACTTTATTATTCCGTCATTCGGATGGCGTGTAGCACTATTATTGACCGCTTTACCAGCATTTTATGCATTGTATTTGCGCATCAATTTACCGGATTCACCGCAGTTTACTGCCAAAAAAGATGTGATGCGATCGGTTTCTACAAATATTAAAGATGTATGGTCGAAAAAATACAGACGCCCTACGTTAATGTTGTGGATCGTTTGGTTTACCGTGGTTTTCTCATACTATGGAATGTTCTTGTGGTTGCCGAGTGTCATGGTGCTGAAAGGGTTCACGCTTATTAAAAGTTTTCAATATGTATTGATTATGACGCTTGCCCAGTTGCCGGGTTATTTTACAGCAGCTTGGTTGATCGAGCGTATTGGGCGGAAATTTGTTTTAGTTACTTATTTAATCGGAACAGCGGGAAGTGCTTTAGCTTTTGGTAATGCAGACACAATTACATTATTGATTGTCGCAGGTGCTTTCTTATCGTTCTTTAACTTAGGGGCTTGGGGTGCATTATATGCCTATTCTCCAGAACAGTATCCGACGATTATCCGTGGAACGGGAACGGGAATGGCTGCAGCGTTTGGTCGTGTCGGTGGGATTCTTGGACCGTTATTAGTTGGTTCGTTATTGACTGCTGGAATCGGCATTAATATAATTTTTGCGATCTTCTGTGCAGCAATCCTCATTGGAGCTATGGCTGTAGCATTTCTTGGGACGGAAACAAAACAAATGGAATTAGAATAA
- the zupT gene encoding zinc transporter ZupT: MDNTVLFALGLTLFAGLATGIGSLIAFFASRTNTKFLSASLGFSAGVMIYVSMIEIFFKAKDALTNAQGEVVGYWLTLAGFFGGMVFMAFVDRILPKLGNPHEVKMVEDMDEGPTNDEYARLRKMGIFTALAIGIHNFPEGIATFMSAIQDPALGIAIAIAVAIHNIPEGIAVSVPIYYATGSRLKALKYSFLSGISEPVGAIAAWLFLMPFLSDTLFGVIFAGVAGIMVFISLDELLPAAKRYDEAHLSIYGLVAGMAVMAVSLVLIV; the protein is encoded by the coding sequence ATGGATAACACGGTTTTATTTGCGCTTGGATTGACACTTTTTGCTGGATTAGCTACGGGGATCGGCAGTTTGATTGCATTTTTTGCGTCACGTACAAATACGAAGTTTTTATCGGCTTCATTGGGCTTTTCAGCGGGAGTCATGATTTATGTTTCGATGATAGAAATTTTCTTTAAAGCAAAAGATGCTTTGACGAATGCGCAAGGAGAGGTTGTTGGTTATTGGCTTACTCTTGCGGGGTTTTTTGGTGGAATGGTTTTCATGGCGTTTGTTGATCGAATTCTTCCGAAATTAGGAAATCCGCACGAAGTTAAAATGGTAGAGGATATGGATGAAGGACCAACTAATGACGAATATGCTAGACTTCGAAAAATGGGTATTTTTACAGCATTAGCAATTGGTATTCATAATTTCCCTGAAGGTATTGCTACATTTATGTCAGCGATACAAGATCCGGCTCTTGGTATTGCGATCGCGATTGCAGTAGCGATCCATAATATCCCGGAAGGTATTGCTGTATCAGTTCCTATTTACTATGCAACAGGTAGTCGGTTAAAAGCATTGAAATATAGTTTTCTGTCAGGTATTTCAGAACCGGTCGGAGCGATTGCTGCTTGGTTATTCTTAATGCCTTTCTTAAGTGATACCTTATTTGGTGTTATTTTTGCGGGTGTTGCAGGGATCATGGTCTTTATCTCGCTTGATGAATTATTGCCTGCTGCAAAACGTTACGATGAAGCACATTTATCTATTTATGGATTAGTAGCTGGTATGGCTGTTATGGCTGTCAGCCTAGTGTTGATTGTCTAG